A genome region from Pseudoalteromonas tetraodonis includes the following:
- a CDS encoding SEL1-like repeat protein — MNHRQLSATLLVLMALITGCNSSPISLYSDNTMKKKEYNGVKAYRKGEFEEAFNYLEEPAALGYKSAQYTLAFMFLKGQYLEQSTKLGMGWLGVAAEAGVENWSQQYDTFYTAATTHEKQEIDAIVAVYIEQFGVKAQNMTCRRSTSPRRTFGEIKIDCNKHDGVVTVHEIQTIE, encoded by the coding sequence ATGAATCATCGACAATTGAGTGCCACTTTGCTGGTATTGATGGCTTTAATAACTGGCTGTAATTCGTCACCAATAAGTCTTTACAGCGATAATACCATGAAGAAAAAAGAATATAATGGTGTTAAGGCATACAGAAAAGGGGAGTTTGAAGAGGCTTTTAACTATTTAGAAGAGCCCGCTGCATTGGGCTATAAAAGTGCACAATACACCCTAGCGTTTATGTTTTTAAAAGGGCAATATTTAGAGCAATCAACTAAGCTTGGTATGGGGTGGTTGGGTGTTGCTGCAGAAGCAGGCGTTGAAAATTGGTCACAACAATATGATACTTTTTATACTGCTGCGACAACACACGAGAAGCAAGAAATAGATGCAATTGTTGCCGTTTATATTGAGCAGTTTGGTGTTAAAGCTCAAAACATGACCTGCCGTAGGTCAACATCACCTAGGCGCACATTCGGCGAAATTAAAATTGATTGTAATAAACACGATGGTGTTGTCACCGTTCATGAAATACAAACAATAGAATAA
- a CDS encoding sugar porter family MFS transporter — protein MTTQHATKGEQSAAAKCSLLYVIFISAVAAIGGFLFGFDSGVINGTVSALGNTFNSSSVATGFNVASVLLGCALGALAAGPLADKFGRRAIMIVTALIFAISAFGSGIADSSAEFIFYRLFGGLGIGAASVLAPAYIAEVAPASLRGRLATLQQLAIVLGLFAAFLSNYLIANAAGGAEGILLLDLAAWRWMFWAELVPAGLFLIGVLFIPESPRYLVAQGKLKHAKTVFNKISNDDADTQISDVKQSLKSDKKPSIRDLYIDGSKKVHPIVWVGVALSVFQQFVGINVVFYYGSELWQAAGFDESQSLFINVLAGTTNILSTFIAIALVDKVGRKPLLLVGSIGMFISLSALTYTFGSAGLDEAGKLALSENMGTFALIMANLFVVFFGLSWGPIVWVLLGEMFNNRIRGAALAVAASAQWIANFAITMTFPIMLGSIGLAGAYGFYTLSAFISVFFVVKYIKETRGMKLESM, from the coding sequence ATGACAACACAGCATGCAACTAAAGGTGAGCAAAGCGCAGCGGCAAAGTGCTCACTTTTATACGTTATTTTTATATCGGCTGTTGCCGCCATTGGTGGCTTTTTATTTGGTTTTGATTCAGGCGTTATAAACGGCACTGTATCGGCATTAGGTAATACATTTAACTCAAGCAGTGTAGCAACAGGGTTTAATGTTGCCTCTGTTTTACTTGGTTGTGCGCTGGGTGCTTTAGCTGCTGGCCCATTAGCTGACAAATTTGGCCGTCGCGCTATTATGATTGTCACTGCACTTATATTTGCTATCAGTGCATTTGGCTCTGGTATTGCTGATAGCTCAGCTGAGTTTATTTTTTACCGCTTATTTGGTGGATTAGGTATAGGTGCGGCATCTGTTTTAGCGCCGGCTTATATTGCAGAAGTAGCACCTGCCAGCTTACGCGGCCGTTTAGCAACACTGCAGCAGCTTGCTATTGTGCTGGGTCTGTTTGCTGCCTTTTTAAGTAACTACCTAATTGCTAATGCCGCAGGCGGTGCCGAGGGTATTTTACTGTTAGACTTAGCTGCATGGCGCTGGATGTTTTGGGCTGAACTGGTTCCTGCAGGCTTATTTTTGATTGGCGTACTTTTTATTCCTGAGTCACCGCGTTACTTAGTCGCACAAGGCAAGCTTAAACACGCTAAAACTGTATTTAATAAAATCTCAAATGACGATGCTGATACACAAATCAGTGACGTAAAGCAGTCTCTGAAAAGTGATAAAAAACCAAGTATTCGCGACTTATATATTGATGGCAGTAAAAAAGTACACCCTATTGTTTGGGTGGGTGTGGCCTTGTCAGTGTTTCAACAATTTGTTGGTATTAACGTGGTATTTTATTACGGTTCAGAACTTTGGCAAGCCGCTGGTTTTGATGAATCACAATCACTGTTTATAAACGTGCTTGCGGGTACCACTAATATTTTGTCTACTTTTATTGCCATTGCTTTAGTTGATAAAGTGGGACGTAAGCCATTGTTACTGGTAGGTAGTATAGGTATGTTTATTAGTTTAAGTGCACTTACCTACACCTTTGGCAGTGCAGGCCTTGATGAAGCGGGCAAGTTAGCACTTAGTGAAAATATGGGTACCTTTGCTTTAATAATGGCTAACCTGTTTGTGGTATTTTTTGGTTTAAGCTGGGGCCCAATTGTGTGGGTACTGCTTGGCGAAATGTTTAATAACCGCATCCGTGGTGCAGCGCTTGCAGTTGCTGCTAGTGCGCAGTGGATAGCTAACTTTGCTATTACTATGACCTTCCCTATCATGCTAGGTAGTATTGGTTTAGCAGGCGCCTATGGTTTTTACACTCTCTCAGCGTTTATTAGTGTGTTCTTTGTGGTCAAATACATTAAAGAAACACGCGGCATGAAATTAGAGTCAATGTAA
- a CDS encoding YeeE/YedE family protein produces the protein MTTEFTPLSGAIGGGLIGLACALLLVLFGKVAGISGLIKSIFNPLAAASRWKLCFMMGLLLAGVFIQLFAPELLVGELSLSPWMIIIAGLLVGAGTTLANGCTSGHGVCGMSRFSARSWVSTCTFMAIAIITANLVG, from the coding sequence ATGACAACCGAATTCACACCACTATCTGGGGCTATTGGCGGTGGTTTAATTGGTCTAGCCTGCGCGTTATTACTGGTTTTATTTGGTAAAGTGGCGGGAATTTCAGGGCTTATAAAATCAATTTTTAATCCACTGGCAGCAGCTTCTCGTTGGAAACTTTGTTTTATGATGGGGTTATTACTAGCAGGTGTATTTATTCAATTATTTGCCCCTGAGCTGTTAGTAGGTGAATTAAGCTTATCCCCTTGGATGATTATTATTGCAGGGCTTTTGGTCGGTGCGGGAACCACGTTAGCGAATGGCTGCACCAGTGGTCACGGCGTGTGTGGTATGTCGCGCTTTTCGGCTCGTTCATGGGTATCAACCTGTACGTTTATGGCAATCGCCATTATCACCGCTAATTTAGTAGGGTAA
- a CDS encoding OmpP1/FadL family transporter, protein MKKQLLSGLVFTSALSTFNVFATNGYFTHGYGMTHKGMAGAGVALSEELMSGANNPATFSANGTQMSVGIELFAPERNYTAAKVDEYFPNALYLDATTKKSDNSLFAIPEFAIGHQLNERINIGLLVYGNGGMNTEYVADSAPQGTFYGGTTGVDLKQLFVSPTMSYQLNEQIRLGVSAIYVVQQFEAQGLANFAAFSQKPEALSNNGVDTSTGIGMQLGISHIINSSFSWGASYRSSVSMDEFDRYSGLFAEQGGFDLPSSIQLGTAWQFLPSHQVVFDWQKINYSEVKSIANPITNLMSAPLGAEAGAGFRWHDMSIYKLGYQWQRTEQQKIRFGASYTEQPIPSSDILFNILAPGVQEWHFTAGISHALSDAVQFNAMAFYSPSKNVAGANYLAPNQQLSISMEQSGLGVSLAWRI, encoded by the coding sequence ATGAAAAAACAGTTACTCTCAGGCCTTGTTTTCACCTCTGCGTTAAGCACATTTAATGTATTTGCAACGAATGGCTATTTTACCCATGGCTACGGTATGACTCACAAAGGCATGGCAGGTGCTGGTGTAGCGTTATCAGAAGAATTAATGTCGGGTGCAAATAACCCGGCTACTTTTTCAGCTAATGGCACGCAAATGTCGGTAGGTATAGAATTATTTGCTCCTGAGCGTAACTACACCGCTGCAAAGGTCGATGAATACTTTCCCAATGCACTGTATTTGGACGCAACCACCAAAAAAAGTGATAACAGCTTATTTGCAATTCCCGAATTTGCTATTGGCCATCAACTAAATGAGCGCATTAATATTGGCCTATTAGTTTACGGTAACGGCGGAATGAACACAGAATATGTGGCTGATTCTGCCCCTCAAGGCACATTTTATGGCGGCACCACTGGTGTTGACTTAAAACAGTTATTTGTCAGCCCAACCATGAGCTATCAATTAAATGAACAAATACGCCTAGGTGTATCTGCTATTTATGTAGTGCAACAATTTGAAGCACAAGGTTTGGCAAATTTTGCCGCCTTTTCGCAAAAGCCAGAGGCGCTGTCTAATAATGGCGTTGATACCAGCACAGGCATTGGAATGCAACTTGGGATCAGCCACATTATTAACTCGTCATTTAGCTGGGGCGCCAGTTACCGTTCATCAGTGTCTATGGATGAATTTGACCGTTACAGCGGCCTGTTTGCAGAGCAAGGCGGGTTTGATTTACCAAGCTCTATTCAGCTCGGTACCGCTTGGCAGTTTTTACCATCGCACCAAGTGGTGTTTGATTGGCAAAAAATAAATTACAGTGAAGTAAAAAGTATCGCCAACCCTATTACTAATTTAATGTCAGCGCCACTAGGGGCTGAAGCCGGAGCAGGCTTTCGTTGGCACGATATGAGTATTTATAAACTGGGTTATCAATGGCAACGCACTGAGCAACAAAAAATTAGGTTTGGTGCTTCTTATACCGAGCAACCCATTCCATCATCTGACATTTTATTTAATATTTTAGCGCCCGGTGTACAAGAATGGCATTTTACAGCAGGCATTAGTCATGCACTTAGTGACGCGGTGCAATTTAACGCAATGGCTTTTTATTCACCTTCTAAAAATGTAGCAGGTGCAAACTATTTAGCGCCTAATCAACAACTATCAATTTCAATGGAACAATCAGGATTGGGTGTATCCCTTGCTTGGAGGATTTAA
- a CDS encoding primosomal replication protein gives MQSAALDKLRQQVATLKQQAEQFDKAKLFAKNRYMQAQPSLFDRAVFSTKSMNLVDYVVEIEDEIASLPPSDHRHAYTYALERIASQVQAVFNVIKSTPIWVKENKSHYKPRAKQPIYKQAVQKIMQSSHELYDELKQNHEFERRLVLMIEERKLQMEKASPAQTQKLNQEILTTHARLGRCRKAISATEDKIQQVEKQQLR, from the coding sequence ATGCAATCTGCTGCTTTAGACAAACTACGCCAACAAGTTGCTACGCTTAAGCAACAAGCTGAGCAATTTGATAAAGCAAAATTATTTGCTAAAAATCGTTATATGCAGGCACAGCCAAGCTTATTTGACAGAGCCGTATTTAGCACCAAAAGCATGAACTTGGTTGATTACGTAGTAGAAATAGAAGATGAAATAGCCAGCCTACCACCGAGCGATCACCGCCATGCCTACACTTACGCACTTGAGCGCATTGCTAGTCAGGTACAAGCGGTCTTTAATGTAATTAAATCGACCCCTATTTGGGTGAAAGAAAACAAAAGTCATTATAAGCCTCGTGCCAAACAGCCTATTTACAAACAAGCAGTGCAAAAAATCATGCAATCATCCCATGAGTTATATGATGAGCTTAAACAAAACCATGAGTTTGAACGCCGCCTAGTACTGATGATTGAAGAGCGTAAGTTACAAATGGAAAAAGCATCACCTGCGCAAACACAAAAACTTAATCAAGAAATTTTAACCACTCATGCACGACTCGGGCGTTGTAGAAAAGCAATTTCTGCCACCGAAGACAAAATTCAACAAGTAGAAAAACAACAGTTACGCTAA
- a CDS encoding TSUP family transporter — MFELALDPTTWAILCGVALLAGFIDAIAGGGGLLTVPALLTAGLPPHLTLGTNKLAASFGSLTASITYYKKQLFNPRFWFASIMATAIGALLGTLIVDHLSIEFLNKLLPIIIILVACYSLFGNLSTTQSDDLPKLTRTIKVKQWLQGLSLGFFDGLAGPGTGTFWTASNGMLYKMSLLLNCGLARSMNFVSNFISLITFVALGHVNFLLGITMGFFIMLGAWFGAHSAIRFGSKFIRPVFNTMVILLALKLIYEAYF; from the coding sequence ATGTTTGAACTTGCACTCGACCCAACAACTTGGGCTATTTTATGTGGCGTTGCACTTTTAGCTGGCTTTATTGATGCTATTGCTGGCGGCGGTGGATTACTCACTGTACCAGCACTGTTAACGGCAGGATTACCTCCTCATTTAACGCTTGGCACTAATAAATTGGCCGCCAGTTTTGGCTCGTTAACGGCCAGTATCACCTATTATAAAAAACAACTATTTAACCCACGATTTTGGTTTGCTTCTATTATGGCTACCGCCATAGGTGCTTTGTTAGGCACACTTATTGTTGATCATTTAAGTATCGAGTTTTTAAATAAGCTCTTACCCATTATTATTATTTTAGTGGCTTGCTACAGCTTGTTTGGTAATTTAAGTACCACACAAAGTGATGATCTGCCTAAATTAACCCGCACAATAAAAGTAAAACAGTGGCTACAAGGATTAAGCCTAGGTTTTTTTGATGGTTTAGCTGGGCCTGGAACGGGAACTTTTTGGACTGCCTCAAACGGTATGCTTTATAAAATGAGTTTGCTACTCAATTGTGGTTTGGCGCGTTCAATGAATTTTGTTTCTAACTTCATCTCTCTGATCACCTTTGTTGCACTTGGCCATGTTAACTTTTTACTGGGAATTACAATGGGCTTCTTTATCATGCTTGGTGCATGGTTTGGCGCACATTCAGCTATTCGTTTTGGCAGTAAATTTATTCGCCCAGTATTTAATACTATGGTTATACTTTTAGCGTTAAAACTAATTTACGAGGCATACTTTTAA
- a CDS encoding exonuclease domain-containing protein, whose translation MRKELPAKYYLAHFKELIGFVSDKCMHLLEQKHITFINKINTLDEQSQCMLARIYSRKPYLVQTQSLNYEEIISPYQSLFNLKTAGLVYEPSQTDAKQLLSHLTKPALIELLAQQEQPPLFKKSAAKSCLVEVAISFFESKPERLSHLYNQYVINNREEYYEYFEFLYIGRLSAGDVNHQNRFVLRDLGVTPVRQGHNESLSRFDSIEEAQSNYVLNRFRLAVKNAKDDNENEMLAKQLINELAVGVIARELKNKLLVILYKQLKTTNPVLAFDVLNACEDDTHALEIQIREQYRLGNKEWVKAQLEKIIENPLTDELLYFADDFLMRKFNKQTRSRLSEMLASTRCIIEVDELYRGDVELGVSDHYTRQGKQVFYTENTLWQSLFALVFWQELFIETPTPPCNEFDIFPQALKTDSFYLNQSSQIEARLAACNSTSKLLRLVCHHAAKYYEQPNGLFRWHKDVLKPLEMLILNSPINALLSHLKNMAKNYRQLKDGYPDLMIVDNSAVHFEEVKAPGDKLKRNQLVSIDNLKNSGFKVNIAAVKWYVDPNRIYSVVDIETTGGLKGGNRITEIGIVKIKQGEIVDTWTTLINPERPIPRFITSLTGINDAMVSNAPIFSEIAAPLLNQLSGSIFVAHNVNFDYGFIKKELERIGINFKMPKLCTVVESRKAFKGLKSYSLGNLSAHFNLDLTNHHRALDDAKAAAQLLLLVQQTDSQ comes from the coding sequence ATGAGAAAAGAGTTACCAGCAAAATATTATTTGGCACATTTTAAAGAGCTAATAGGCTTTGTGAGCGATAAATGTATGCATTTACTTGAGCAAAAGCACATTACATTTATTAATAAAATAAACACGCTCGACGAGCAAAGCCAATGCATGCTAGCACGAATTTATTCTCGTAAGCCTTATTTAGTGCAAACTCAGTCATTAAATTATGAAGAGATTATTTCGCCTTATCAGTCACTTTTTAATTTAAAAACAGCCGGATTAGTATATGAACCCTCACAAACAGACGCTAAGCAACTGCTTAGTCATCTAACAAAGCCGGCCTTAATTGAGTTGTTAGCTCAACAAGAGCAGCCACCATTATTTAAAAAAAGTGCTGCTAAAAGTTGTTTAGTTGAAGTCGCTATTTCATTTTTTGAATCTAAGCCAGAGCGTCTTTCGCATTTGTATAATCAGTACGTGATCAATAATAGAGAAGAGTATTACGAGTATTTTGAATTTTTGTATATTGGCAGGCTCAGTGCCGGTGATGTTAATCATCAAAACCGGTTTGTACTAAGAGATTTAGGGGTAACTCCTGTTAGGCAAGGGCATAATGAAAGTTTGTCTCGCTTTGACTCAATTGAGGAAGCGCAATCTAACTATGTGTTAAACCGTTTTCGGTTAGCTGTTAAAAACGCGAAAGATGACAATGAAAATGAGATGCTAGCAAAACAATTAATTAATGAATTAGCAGTAGGGGTTATAGCTCGAGAGCTAAAGAATAAGTTATTGGTCATACTTTATAAGCAACTAAAAACAACTAACCCTGTATTAGCGTTTGATGTACTTAATGCCTGCGAAGACGATACGCACGCACTAGAAATTCAAATAAGAGAGCAATACCGTTTAGGTAATAAAGAATGGGTAAAGGCGCAACTTGAGAAAATTATAGAAAATCCGCTCACCGATGAGTTACTGTACTTTGCGGATGACTTTTTAATGCGCAAATTTAACAAGCAAACACGCTCACGGCTTAGTGAAATGTTAGCCAGTACACGCTGTATTATAGAAGTTGATGAACTTTACCGTGGCGATGTTGAGTTAGGTGTAAGTGATCACTACACTCGTCAAGGCAAGCAGGTTTTTTATACTGAGAATACCTTGTGGCAAAGCTTATTTGCGCTGGTTTTTTGGCAGGAACTTTTTATTGAAACCCCAACCCCCCCCTGCAATGAATTTGATATTTTCCCGCAAGCGTTAAAAACAGACTCCTTTTACTTAAATCAATCCTCACAAATAGAAGCGCGGCTGGCTGCGTGTAATAGTACCTCCAAATTGCTGCGTTTAGTGTGTCACCATGCAGCGAAGTATTATGAGCAACCAAATGGCTTATTTAGATGGCACAAAGATGTATTAAAGCCATTAGAGATGCTTATTTTAAACAGCCCGATAAATGCGCTATTAAGCCATTTAAAAAACATGGCAAAAAACTATCGACAATTAAAAGATGGTTACCCCGATTTAATGATTGTTGATAACAGCGCAGTTCATTTTGAAGAGGTAAAAGCGCCCGGAGACAAGCTTAAAAGAAACCAGCTAGTGAGCATCGATAATTTAAAAAACAGTGGTTTTAAAGTCAATATTGCAGCGGTGAAGTGGTATGTAGACCCTAACCGTATTTATAGTGTAGTTGATATTGAAACTACAGGAGGCCTCAAAGGCGGTAACCGCATTACCGAAATTGGTATTGTTAAAATAAAGCAGGGCGAAATAGTTGATACATGGACCACATTGATAAACCCAGAGCGTCCCATCCCGCGTTTTATTACCTCGCTTACAGGCATTAACGATGCCATGGTAAGCAATGCGCCCATATTTAGCGAGATTGCAGCGCCGTTACTGAATCAATTATCAGGCAGTATTTTTGTGGCGCATAATGTTAATTTTGATTATGGATTTATTAAAAAAGAGCTTGAGAGGATAGGGATTAATTTTAAAATGCCGAAACTGTGTACAGTCGTTGAATCACGCAAAGCATTTAAGGGATTAAAGTCATACTCACTCGGTAATTTATCGGCACACTTTAATTTAGACTTAACCAATCATCACCGTGCATTAGACGATGCCAAAGCGGCCGCGCAGTTATTATTACTGGTTCAGCAAACGGACAGTCAGTGA
- a CDS encoding late competence development ComFB family protein, with translation MRLDDDIHNFYEKLVLEEIEKRKLNERYNDDVMADFCCTVLNQLPPRYIRYDVDMAFYLTQTDRMDMEQRVELAINFAIDQIAKKKDINE, from the coding sequence ATGCGATTAGATGACGACATACATAATTTTTACGAAAAACTCGTTTTAGAAGAAATAGAAAAACGTAAACTTAATGAACGTTACAACGACGATGTAATGGCTGACTTTTGCTGTACCGTGCTCAATCAGTTACCACCTCGCTATATTCGATACGATGTAGACATGGCGTTTTATCTAACCCAAACAGATCGTATGGATATGGAACAACGCGTTGAACTTGCCATTAACTTTGCGATTGATCAGATTGCTAAAAAGAAAGATATTAATGAGTAA
- a CDS encoding histone deacetylase family protein, with the protein MQLYYHHLYSQLELPERHRFPIKKYQQLKHEVEFLGYTQFISPSPATTAQLKLCHSSEYIADFLNGSLTDQAVKKMGFPHSPELVERTLYSVGASIQAAESAIKSGLAANLSGGYHHAYSNYGSGFCIFNDLAIAAAHLIATEQADTVLIFDCDVHQGDGTAQITQQHEQIISCSIHCEQNFPRQKQHSNYDFGLPANITDAEYLTTLEQALELCVRLHQPDIILYNAGADIYTKDELGLFDVSLAGVYARDFAVLNFCKQRNIPLMCALGGGYQRNINDLVSVHKQLFKAALDL; encoded by the coding sequence ATGCAGCTTTATTATCACCATCTGTACTCGCAATTAGAGTTACCTGAACGCCATCGCTTTCCAATTAAAAAGTATCAGCAGCTCAAGCATGAAGTTGAATTTTTAGGCTACACCCAGTTTATATCGCCTTCGCCAGCAACAACAGCGCAATTGAAATTGTGTCATAGCTCAGAGTACATCGCTGATTTTTTAAATGGCTCGTTAACTGACCAAGCAGTTAAAAAAATGGGATTTCCGCACTCACCTGAACTTGTTGAGCGAACCCTTTACTCTGTTGGTGCTAGCATTCAAGCCGCTGAAAGTGCAATTAAAAGTGGTTTAGCGGCTAATTTAAGTGGCGGTTATCATCATGCTTACAGCAATTACGGCAGTGGCTTTTGTATTTTTAATGATTTAGCCATTGCTGCAGCCCACCTTATTGCAACGGAGCAAGCCGACACCGTATTAATATTTGATTGTGACGTGCATCAAGGTGACGGCACAGCACAAATAACCCAACAGCACGAGCAGATAATTAGTTGTTCAATTCACTGTGAACAAAACTTTCCTCGGCAAAAACAGCACTCAAACTACGACTTTGGCTTACCTGCAAACATCACAGATGCAGAGTATTTAACAACACTAGAGCAAGCTCTTGAGTTATGTGTTCGCCTCCACCAGCCCGATATTATTTTATATAATGCGGGCGCCGATATTTATACCAAAGACGAACTTGGCTTATTTGATGTTTCTTTGGCTGGCGTATACGCGCGTGACTTTGCCGTTCTTAACTTTTGTAAGCAGCGAAACATCCCGCTTATGTGCGCTTTAGGTGGTGGTTATCAGCGTAACATCAATGATTTAGTCAGTGTCCATAAACAACTATTTAAAGCGGCTCTCGATTTATAA
- the dinG gene encoding ATP-dependent DNA helicase DinG encodes MLSSSLKKTIRQVHQHVANNLTDYRPRSSQNYLVAEIAKTLAGEYHKKQRICVIEAGTGTGKSLAYCLGALPLALAQKKKLVISTATVALQEQLIAKELPFFKKHSGLDFKFDLVKGRQRYICAHKLHNALNSDSQTQMEFMPTLTSPLSDMETKCLKQLYDAYINKKWQGDRDSWADTIPDRVWGLIACDKHACQRQMKAHQTCPFQLARQQLMQMDVLVINHSLLLADLDLGGGKILPEPDNTIYVIDEAHHLAHITRDFSSAAATIKGTIDWLDKLTKFSGKMAKVLVGQKGIGQNFKLCDSVNDANKDLKVVRDILDNADFEYSKDDTYRFEHGEIPKSLHAKAKDISEATLDALRCLNKMHDTLTQDVSDGDIKPYVADPILAESGQYINRLEQLNKLWFSYATKGEGTPHARWIKRLEYKSHHDHLLSDCPIEVGYYLKDKLWNECAGAVLCSATLSALGSFDHFAYESGLAKEEGVKFIKVPSPFDYPKQATLRIPASSIEPTDKEFSDHIAKTLPEYLNTKKANLVLFASYWQMDHVSKFLRTKGFNLLVQGEMSREALLKLHTKNIDEGKGSILFGTQSLSEGLDLPGKYLENLIITKIPFAVPTSPIEEAQAEFVQSKGGNPFLSITVPDAAKKLVQSCGRLLRKESDAGTITILDRRLVTKRYGKAMLDTLPPFKRQIDY; translated from the coding sequence ATGCTATCGAGCTCACTTAAAAAAACAATTAGACAAGTACACCAGCATGTTGCAAATAACCTAACCGATTACCGCCCTCGCAGTAGTCAAAACTATTTAGTTGCTGAAATAGCAAAAACATTAGCCGGTGAATACCATAAAAAACAACGTATTTGTGTTATTGAAGCAGGCACAGGCACCGGAAAGTCATTAGCTTACTGCCTAGGCGCTCTGCCTCTGGCATTAGCACAAAAAAAGAAACTGGTTATTTCTACGGCTACTGTGGCTTTGCAAGAGCAGTTAATCGCTAAAGAACTGCCGTTTTTTAAAAAGCACTCAGGACTCGATTTTAAATTTGATTTAGTCAAAGGTCGCCAACGTTATATTTGTGCACACAAACTTCATAATGCACTAAACAGCGATAGCCAAACTCAAATGGAGTTTATGCCTACCCTTACATCGCCATTAAGCGATATGGAAACTAAGTGCTTAAAGCAACTTTACGATGCCTATATCAATAAAAAATGGCAAGGTGATAGAGACAGCTGGGCCGATACCATTCCTGATAGAGTATGGGGGCTCATTGCTTGCGATAAGCATGCTTGCCAACGCCAGATGAAAGCACACCAAACATGTCCTTTTCAACTCGCCCGCCAGCAGTTAATGCAAATGGATGTATTGGTTATAAACCATTCGTTACTGTTAGCCGATTTAGACTTAGGGGGCGGAAAAATTTTACCCGAACCCGACAACACCATTTATGTAATCGATGAAGCGCACCACCTTGCACATATTACCCGCGACTTTTCATCTGCTGCAGCTACGATAAAAGGCACGATAGATTGGCTCGACAAACTTACTAAATTCAGTGGCAAAATGGCCAAAGTGTTAGTGGGTCAAAAAGGCATTGGGCAAAACTTTAAGTTATGCGATAGCGTTAACGATGCCAACAAAGATTTAAAAGTGGTGCGCGATATACTCGACAACGCCGATTTTGAATATTCAAAAGACGATACCTATCGCTTTGAACATGGTGAAATTCCTAAATCGTTACACGCAAAAGCAAAAGACATTAGCGAAGCCACGCTTGATGCATTACGGTGTTTAAATAAGATGCACGATACCCTCACACAAGATGTAAGCGACGGTGATATTAAACCTTATGTTGCCGACCCCATTCTGGCTGAAAGTGGGCAATACATAAACCGGTTAGAACAACTTAATAAATTATGGTTTAGTTACGCTACTAAAGGCGAAGGCACACCGCATGCGCGATGGATAAAACGACTTGAATATAAAAGCCATCATGATCACCTGCTTAGCGACTGCCCTATTGAAGTCGGTTACTATTTAAAAGATAAGCTATGGAACGAATGTGCTGGAGCCGTGTTATGTTCAGCTACCTTGAGCGCACTCGGTTCATTTGATCATTTTGCCTATGAAAGCGGCCTTGCCAAAGAGGAAGGGGTGAAATTTATTAAAGTCCCCTCTCCGTTTGACTACCCAAAACAAGCCACTTTACGCATTCCGGCCTCAAGTATAGAGCCAACAGATAAAGAGTTTAGCGATCATATTGCTAAAACATTACCCGAGTATCTAAACACTAAAAAAGCCAACTTAGTGTTATTTGCCTCTTACTGGCAAATGGACCATGTAAGTAAGTTTCTTAGAACAAAAGGATTTAACTTATTAGTACAAGGTGAAATGTCGCGAGAAGCTTTACTCAAATTACATACTAAAAATATTGATGAAGGCAAAGGCAGTATTTTATTTGGTACCCAAAGTCTTTCTGAAGGGCTTGATTTACCTGGAAAATATTTAGAAAACCTGATTATTACCAAAATTCCGTTTGCGGTGCCCACCTCGCCAATAGAAGAAGCACAAGCGGAGTTTGTGCAAAGTAAAGGGGGGAATCCGTTTTTATCGATAACCGTCCCAGACGCAGCAAAGAAATTGGTACAAAGCTGTGGTAGACTGCTGCGCAAAGAAAGTGATGCAGGCACAATAACTATTTTAGATAGACGCCTAGTCACCAAACGATATGGCAAAGCCATGCTTGACACCTTACCACCTTTTAAAAGACAAATAGATTACTGA
- a CDS encoding YbaM family protein — protein MSNPLEDAPTHIKLAVDLIMILEQHDVEPEEVLKALDIVKSDFEKKLVSN, from the coding sequence ATGAGTAACCCGCTAGAAGACGCCCCTACACACATAAAACTGGCTGTTGATTTAATTATGATATTAGAGCAACACGACGTAGAGCCCGAAGAAGTATTAAAAGCGCTCGATATCGTAAAAAGTGACTTTGAGAAAAAGCTAGTTAGTAACTAG